The following coding sequences lie in one Candidatus Neptunochlamydia sp. REUL1 genomic window:
- a CDS encoding MBL fold metallo-hydrolase — MKKGYHKKGRRFVNPHIDSTKRSLIDIALWQLGFYNDKKERKPRPKTFKYPNSKRKLKENAPKVTWINHCTFLVNVGGLNLLTDPIWENRCSPLSFLGPKRRHIAPLALENLPEIDIVLISHDHYDHLCRETVLKLQEKNSGITWIVPLGVKKRLQKLGMRHIVEMEWWEETHIGIKGQEVIITSVPSQHYSGRGLFDKNTTLWAGYVVDFVQEKNQDKRLYFVGDTGYNRKDFKNIGKEFGEMDLSLIPIGTYDPGEFMGPVHICPKKAVKIHDEVGSLLSVGMHWKTFRLSSEGLEQPPYDLFCALKKKGIDPKSFRVLEPGQTINW; from the coding sequence ATGAAAAAGGGATATCACAAAAAGGGTCGACGTTTCGTCAATCCTCATATCGATTCAACAAAGCGGTCACTAATAGACATAGCCTTGTGGCAGTTAGGTTTTTATAATGATAAAAAAGAACGAAAACCGCGGCCTAAAACATTCAAATATCCTAACTCTAAACGGAAACTCAAAGAAAATGCTCCTAAAGTTACTTGGATCAACCACTGTACATTCCTCGTAAATGTTGGAGGATTGAATCTTTTAACCGATCCTATCTGGGAGAATCGGTGTTCGCCACTATCATTTCTGGGGCCAAAACGCAGGCACATAGCTCCATTGGCCCTGGAAAACCTACCTGAAATTGATATTGTTTTAATCAGTCATGATCATTACGACCATTTATGCCGTGAAACGGTTCTAAAGCTTCAAGAAAAAAATTCAGGAATTACATGGATTGTTCCTCTTGGGGTGAAGAAGCGACTTCAGAAACTTGGAATGCGACATATCGTTGAAATGGAGTGGTGGGAGGAAACACATATTGGAATCAAGGGACAGGAAGTCATCATTACTTCTGTACCCTCGCAGCACTATTCAGGAAGAGGCCTCTTTGATAAGAACACCACTCTTTGGGCAGGATACGTTGTTGATTTTGTACAGGAAAAAAACCAAGATAAACGGCTGTATTTCGTAGGGGATACGGGGTACAATCGAAAAGATTTCAAGAATATTGGAAAGGAGTTTGGAGAAATGGATCTCAGTCTAATTCCTATAGGAACATACGATCCTGGGGAATTTATGGGGCCAGTCCATATTTGTCCGAAAAAAGCTGTTAAAATCCATGATGAAGTGGGGTCTTTGCTTAGTGTAGGAATGCATTGGAAAACCTTTCGACTTTCCAGTGAGGGGCTTGAACAGCCTCCCTATGATCTCTTTTGTGCTTTAAAAAAGAAAGGAATTGATCCAAAAAGTTTCCGGGTCCTTGAACCTGGGCAAACCATCAACTGGTAA
- a CDS encoding 4a-hydroxytetrahydrobiopterin dehydratase, giving the protein MKDLALRKCTPCVVGAVPLKGDLLKPFAEQLFEGWSIVGEHQLERTYTFKNFKEALAFTNIIGRIAEEEGHHPNIFLSWAEVTLQIWTHKIDGLSESDFILAAKIETEFISHKG; this is encoded by the coding sequence ATGAAAGATCTTGCGCTTAGAAAATGTACACCCTGCGTCGTTGGCGCGGTACCTCTTAAGGGAGACCTACTCAAACCTTTTGCTGAACAACTTTTTGAAGGATGGTCAATCGTTGGTGAGCATCAGCTTGAAAGAACCTATACTTTCAAAAACTTCAAAGAGGCCCTTGCTTTTACGAATATTATTGGGCGTATTGCTGAGGAAGAGGGACATCATCCCAATATCTTTTTGTCATGGGCGGAGGTGACTCTTCAAATCTGGACCCATAAGATCGATGGTCTAAGCGAAAGCGATTTTATTCTTGCTGCCAAGATTGAAACCGAATTTATCTCTCACAAAGGTTAG
- a CDS encoding CTP synthase, with amino-acid sequence MAKKYIFMTGGVVSSLGKGLASASIGMLLEAQGLKIAMLKLDPYLNVDPGTMNPFQHGEVYVTDDGAETDLDLGHYYRFTNSPLSKSSNATSGQVYDTVIKQERHGDYLGNTVQVIPHVTNEIKKRIHRCADQEKGIDVILVEVGGTVGDIESLPFLEAIRQFRLDHPSDCINIHMTYVPYLKAAGEVKTKPSQHSVRAIQSLGIFPDLILCRSESPLDKEVKDKIALFCNVAREAVVEQVDVSGTVYELPLTMVDQKLDKQLCSLLNLKCKKTHISHWGKMVNILSNPKKTVKVGLVGKYIHHQDAYKSVVEALCHGGISHEVKVEIQGFDSESDSKVDGCDGYLVPGGFGERGFEGKVKIAKYCRENNTPYFGICLGMQVLVVEFARSVLGLKNANSTEMNADTPDPIISLLTEQEDVSNLGGTMRLGSHPCSLLPKSKAFAAYKEKKIEERHRHRYEFNNAYKDECEEKGLIISGTNDFLCEIAEIKNHPWMVGVQFHPEFKSKPIKPHPLFTAFIGAMLHG; translated from the coding sequence ATGGCAAAAAAATACATTTTTATGACAGGAGGTGTTGTTTCATCCCTAGGCAAAGGACTTGCATCGGCATCGATTGGAATGCTTCTCGAAGCTCAAGGCCTCAAAATTGCCATGCTAAAACTTGACCCCTACCTGAATGTTGACCCGGGAACAATGAATCCCTTTCAACATGGGGAGGTCTACGTTACCGACGATGGCGCTGAAACAGACCTAGATCTCGGCCATTATTACCGTTTTACCAATTCCCCTCTCTCCAAATCAAGTAACGCAACCTCAGGGCAGGTTTATGATACTGTGATCAAGCAGGAGAGGCATGGAGACTACCTCGGAAATACCGTTCAGGTGATCCCCCACGTCACTAACGAGATCAAGAAACGCATTCATAGATGTGCTGATCAAGAAAAAGGGATTGATGTCATTTTAGTTGAAGTTGGAGGAACTGTAGGAGATATCGAATCCCTACCATTTCTGGAGGCTATTCGTCAATTCCGCCTAGATCACCCAAGCGATTGCATTAATATTCATATGACCTATGTCCCCTACCTGAAAGCTGCAGGAGAGGTGAAAACAAAACCTTCGCAACACTCAGTTCGTGCAATCCAGAGCTTAGGGATTTTCCCTGATCTCATCTTATGTCGCTCCGAGAGCCCTCTTGATAAAGAGGTTAAGGACAAGATTGCCCTCTTTTGTAACGTCGCAAGAGAAGCTGTTGTTGAACAAGTTGACGTCTCAGGAACTGTTTATGAACTCCCTCTTACAATGGTAGATCAAAAACTTGATAAGCAGCTCTGTTCTCTTCTTAATCTTAAGTGCAAAAAGACACACATTTCTCATTGGGGAAAAATGGTTAATATCCTTTCGAACCCAAAAAAGACGGTCAAAGTGGGGCTAGTTGGAAAGTACATTCATCACCAAGATGCTTATAAATCAGTGGTGGAGGCTCTCTGCCATGGGGGCATTTCTCACGAAGTGAAGGTTGAAATCCAAGGTTTTGACTCTGAAAGCGACTCAAAGGTGGATGGGTGCGATGGCTACCTTGTCCCCGGGGGATTCGGGGAAAGAGGCTTTGAAGGAAAAGTCAAAATTGCAAAGTATTGCCGAGAAAACAACACCCCCTACTTTGGGATTTGCCTAGGAATGCAAGTCTTGGTTGTTGAGTTTGCTCGCTCAGTCCTTGGACTTAAAAATGCCAACTCAACAGAAATGAATGCTGATACCCCTGATCCAATTATTTCCTTATTGACAGAACAAGAAGATGTCTCCAACCTCGGAGGCACAATGCGATTAGGAAGTCACCCCTGCTCTCTTTTGCCAAAAAGTAAGGCCTTTGCAGCCTATAAAGAGAAAAAAATTGAGGAACGCCACCGTCATCGCTATGAATTTAACAATGCTTATAAAGATGAGTGCGAGGAAAAAGGGCTTATTATTTCAGGAACCAATGATTTTCTTTGTGAGATTGCTGAGATCAAAAACCACCCTTGGATGGTGGGTGTTCAGTTCCACCCCGAGTTTAAATCAAAGCCAATAAAGCCTCACCCTCTATTTACTGCTTTTATAGGAGCTATGCTCCATGGGTAG
- a CDS encoding ShlB/FhaC/HecB family hemolysin secretion/activation protein encodes MISAALLSTSLFGVDFDRVKPQEPTQFEGERGATYGPEGMNPQISNGDQIIIPELKGIIITDTRDQVSDEEIMRAVGGAETINVQVPGTIKNFNSMLTKEFLSRPLTKQGMLDLKREVLLYYRRWERPVVTIEIPEQKITAGVLQLVIIEGKLGKVTAEGNKYFNSSTLEGYVRLEEGQAIDSNTLITDLDWINRNPFRQIDVIYAPGEIAGTTDIRLLTLDRRPWRLYAGVDNTGFDETENTRLFAGANWGKVFGTDQVLSLQFTCAPNVDRYWAITGHYAIPLPWRDIWVFYGGYSHVHADMDTPGLDNSGYAAQASTRYNFILPNAPGVLQDLTLGFDYKRTDNNLEFGGERIFKHSVNLTQFVLGYNAAFDSDYFKTSIALELFYSPGDWLPKQSNSDYRQVRYKAKSDYIYYRLAFAPIIRLPRDFSFALTIRGQGANQNLLASEQYGLGGYNTVRGYKERAVNVDNAFLTSVELRSPSINLIGRRHFKDMVQFLIFLDYAIGHDVHTLPEAPKTEYLLGFGPGVRYEVTPYLNFRGDLGFQLKSVAEGGPGFRFHFSLIGSF; translated from the coding sequence TTGATTAGTGCCGCACTTTTATCTACTTCTCTATTTGGAGTTGACTTTGACCGCGTTAAACCCCAGGAACCAACCCAATTTGAAGGTGAAAGGGGCGCGACATATGGCCCCGAAGGAATGAACCCTCAAATCTCAAATGGGGACCAGATCATTATTCCCGAGTTAAAAGGGATTATTATAACCGACACGCGAGATCAAGTCTCCGATGAGGAAATCATGAGAGCTGTTGGTGGAGCTGAAACAATTAACGTTCAAGTCCCAGGAACAATCAAAAACTTCAATTCAATGCTGACCAAGGAATTTCTGAGTCGCCCTTTGACAAAGCAAGGAATGCTGGACCTAAAACGAGAAGTTCTTCTCTATTACCGTCGATGGGAACGCCCCGTTGTAACTATTGAGATTCCTGAACAGAAGATCACTGCTGGCGTTTTGCAATTAGTCATTATCGAAGGGAAACTTGGAAAAGTCACCGCAGAAGGAAATAAGTACTTTAATAGTAGTACGCTTGAGGGTTATGTTCGCTTGGAAGAAGGTCAGGCTATTGACTCTAACACATTAATTACTGATCTCGACTGGATAAATCGCAACCCCTTTCGTCAGATTGATGTGATTTATGCTCCTGGAGAAATTGCTGGGACGACTGATATTCGCCTTTTAACATTAGATCGCCGTCCGTGGCGGTTATATGCCGGTGTTGATAACACGGGATTTGATGAAACCGAGAATACACGCCTGTTTGCGGGTGCGAATTGGGGAAAGGTTTTTGGAACCGATCAAGTCCTCTCACTTCAGTTTACTTGTGCCCCTAATGTAGATCGCTATTGGGCAATTACAGGACACTACGCAATTCCCCTCCCTTGGAGAGATATCTGGGTCTTTTATGGAGGATACTCTCACGTCCATGCGGATATGGATACTCCGGGGCTTGACAACTCGGGCTACGCCGCTCAGGCAAGTACGCGGTATAACTTTATTCTCCCCAATGCCCCGGGAGTTCTTCAAGACCTTACCCTTGGATTTGACTACAAGCGAACCGATAACAACTTAGAATTTGGTGGCGAGCGTATCTTTAAACACAGTGTGAACCTCACGCAATTTGTTCTCGGTTATAATGCAGCTTTTGATAGTGACTACTTCAAAACATCCATAGCTCTAGAACTTTTTTACTCTCCAGGTGACTGGCTTCCTAAGCAGAGCAACTCTGATTACAGGCAGGTCCGATACAAAGCCAAAAGTGATTACATTTACTACCGTCTTGCCTTTGCTCCTATCATCCGCCTCCCTAGAGATTTTTCCTTTGCTCTAACGATTCGTGGTCAAGGAGCCAACCAGAACCTCCTTGCTAGCGAGCAGTATGGCCTAGGTGGATACAATACAGTGCGGGGATATAAAGAACGCGCTGTGAACGTCGACAACGCCTTTCTTACCTCAGTAGAGCTTCGTTCTCCTTCTATAAACTTGATTGGAAGACGCCACTTTAAAGATATGGTTCAGTTTTTGATCTTCCTAGACTATGCGATCGGGCATGATGTCCATACCCTACCTGAGGCTCCTAAGACAGAATATCTGTTAGGCTTTGGCCCCGGTGTCCGCTATGAAGTCACCCCCTATTTGAACTTCCGTGGCGACCTCGGATTCCAACTGAAAAGTGTTGCTGAGGGTGGTCCTGGATTCCGCTTCCATTTTTCCCTAATTGGTAGCTTCTAG
- a CDS encoding DMT family transporter codes for MIQHLERPKKRLGLGILIIVIATVMLAIQAMFVKLASPYLSTNFLCFARSFVNLVMLMLWVFISPTAPKTNQLFKTKNYTHHAVRSVCGVAALFCFYYSITKLSLATGTLIFYSFPLFVPIASRLWLRVKLVHRLWWGLGIAFLGLLFVLRPGQNIFDPLVIIPLVGAMFAGTAVVAVRTLNYTEPWERITAYYFVLSVIVTAAVLFLFPEPDIVFTDKSLGYAFLAGFFAAIFQVLLTMAAKFAPMRFVSPFIYLSFIFGAIIQYFIWGEAVPPGVILGFCLIVIGTALLVLLYPKNDLQFHSKNSKKKSAGKST; via the coding sequence ATGATTCAGCATTTAGAAAGACCGAAAAAGAGATTGGGGCTTGGAATTCTGATTATTGTGATTGCAACGGTGATGCTCGCCATTCAGGCCATGTTTGTGAAGCTCGCATCTCCATACTTGAGTACAAATTTTCTGTGTTTTGCACGGTCATTTGTTAATCTTGTTATGCTCATGCTTTGGGTCTTTATTTCTCCAACTGCACCTAAAACCAACCAGCTTTTTAAAACCAAAAATTACACTCACCATGCTGTTCGTTCTGTATGTGGAGTAGCAGCTCTTTTTTGCTTCTATTACAGTATCACAAAACTCTCTCTAGCGACTGGAACCCTTATTTTTTACTCTTTTCCTCTTTTTGTTCCTATTGCTTCCAGGCTCTGGCTCCGCGTTAAACTCGTTCACAGGCTGTGGTGGGGGCTTGGAATTGCATTTTTAGGACTTCTTTTTGTGCTTCGTCCTGGTCAGAATATATTTGATCCCTTAGTTATTATTCCGCTTGTTGGTGCGATGTTTGCAGGGACAGCTGTTGTGGCGGTCCGTACGCTAAATTATACAGAGCCTTGGGAGCGGATAACAGCCTACTATTTTGTTTTAAGTGTCATTGTAACGGCGGCAGTTCTATTCCTTTTTCCTGAACCTGACATCGTTTTTACGGATAAAAGTTTAGGTTACGCATTTCTTGCAGGTTTTTTTGCTGCAATCTTTCAAGTGCTTCTCACGATGGCTGCAAAATTTGCCCCTATGCGCTTTGTGAGCCCGTTTATCTATCTCAGCTTTATATTTGGAGCAATCATCCAATATTTTATTTGGGGAGAAGCGGTACCTCCTGGAGTAATCCTAGGCTTTTGTCTGATTGTGATTGGAACAGCGCTTCTTGTTCTCCTCTACCCAAAGAATGATCTTCAGTTCCACTCAAAGAACTCAAAGAAGAAAAGTGCAGGCAAGAGCACATAG
- a CDS encoding methyltransferase domain-containing protein codes for MRRLLDAIKYAWIDRKLQKEVKEEYYLDSEFAKIDRALLTAYIFKNPYTISKNYLKKHYDREIHTYGETPLKTYEKIAKECELKGTDTFLELGSGRGRGALFLYHFFHCAVIGIERIPQFVKLSKHVAQKYHLEKASFICADMLQASIAEASVIYLYGTCLKDQEITSLVDRLKTFPKGTKIISISYPLTDYDENAFRIGKSFPVSFPWGETDAYLQTIKGDL; via the coding sequence ATGAGACGACTACTTGACGCAATCAAATATGCCTGGATAGATCGGAAGCTTCAGAAAGAAGTCAAAGAGGAATATTACCTCGATTCAGAGTTTGCTAAAATTGATAGAGCCCTTCTTACTGCCTATATTTTTAAAAATCCCTATACAATCAGCAAGAATTATCTCAAGAAGCACTATGATAGGGAAATTCATACCTATGGGGAAACCCCTCTTAAAACATATGAAAAAATTGCAAAAGAATGTGAGTTAAAAGGGACAGACACCTTTCTTGAGTTAGGCTCTGGACGAGGGAGAGGAGCTCTATTTCTGTATCACTTTTTCCACTGCGCAGTAATTGGAATTGAACGGATCCCCCAGTTTGTAAAGCTTTCGAAGCATGTAGCGCAAAAGTATCACCTTGAAAAGGCCTCTTTTATCTGTGCCGATATGCTTCAAGCAAGCATAGCAGAAGCCTCTGTCATTTACCTCTATGGAACGTGCTTAAAAGACCAAGAAATCACGTCTCTTGTCGATCGCTTAAAGACCTTCCCAAAAGGAACAAAAATTATTAGCATTAGCTATCCTCTTACAGATTACGATGAAAATGCTTTTCGTATTGGGAAATCCTTTCCTGTTTCATTTCCGTGGGGAGAAACGGATGCTTACCTTCAAACCATTAAGGGAGACCTATGA
- a CDS encoding diphosphate--fructose-6-phosphate 1-phosphotransferase has product MTPLQKHRLSYQPSLPKVLKDLSVITFKGQGETTCMADEKEIEALFPKSYGRPLLTPIKGEVPLGKPLKVGVVFSGGQAAGGHNVITGLFDALKTFHPESHLVGFINGPSGIIEGEILELSEDLLGQYRNQGGFDLIGSGRTKIETEEQLEKSLAVLDKLQLDGLIVVGGDDSNTNAAVLAETCLAKECKTKVIGVPKTIDGDLKNDLVDISFGFHTATAIYSEMIGNIARDALSAKKYTHFIKLMGRSASHIALECALNTHPNICLIGEEVAEKEMTLKAVTSEIADVIEKRGNNGKNYGLILIPEGLIEFIPEMKTLISELNTLIAEGKGEEALSTEAKATFEFLPKEIAKQLLLDRDPHGNVQVSHIQTDLLFSQAVKEELKSRPSYKGTFSPVHHFFGYEGRAGLPTNFDATYCYSLGHVAALLIRDGHTGYMSCVRHLTKPSAEWDVCGIPITALMNLEKRKGKDKAVIRKALLELSGAAFKTFSRNRIKWTVEDHYAYPGPIQFDGDPAITDQVPKSLLT; this is encoded by the coding sequence ATGACACCACTACAAAAACATCGCCTCTCCTATCAGCCTAGCCTTCCAAAGGTATTGAAAGACCTGTCTGTTATTACCTTCAAAGGACAGGGAGAAACAACCTGTATGGCAGATGAAAAGGAGATCGAAGCCCTTTTCCCAAAAAGTTACGGGCGCCCGTTATTGACTCCTATAAAGGGAGAGGTGCCTCTTGGAAAACCGCTCAAAGTTGGAGTTGTTTTTTCTGGAGGTCAGGCTGCTGGAGGACATAATGTGATTACAGGTCTTTTCGATGCTCTCAAAACGTTTCATCCTGAGTCTCATTTAGTGGGCTTTATAAATGGTCCTTCTGGGATAATTGAAGGTGAGATTCTCGAGCTTTCTGAAGACCTATTGGGTCAGTATCGAAATCAAGGAGGCTTTGATCTTATTGGATCAGGGCGGACCAAAATTGAAACCGAGGAGCAACTCGAGAAATCGCTTGCAGTACTCGATAAACTTCAACTTGATGGGTTGATTGTCGTTGGAGGAGATGATTCCAATACCAATGCGGCAGTTCTTGCTGAAACCTGTCTGGCCAAGGAGTGCAAAACTAAGGTGATAGGTGTTCCCAAAACGATTGATGGAGATTTGAAGAATGACCTTGTTGATATTTCTTTTGGATTCCATACAGCAACGGCAATTTACTCTGAGATGATAGGCAACATTGCACGCGATGCGCTATCTGCAAAAAAGTATACTCATTTTATCAAGTTAATGGGTCGTTCCGCTTCCCATATTGCCTTGGAATGTGCCCTGAATACTCATCCTAATATTTGCCTGATAGGGGAGGAGGTAGCGGAAAAGGAAATGACCCTAAAGGCTGTAACGTCAGAGATTGCTGATGTGATTGAAAAGAGAGGAAATAACGGAAAGAACTACGGATTGATCCTCATTCCTGAAGGGCTTATTGAATTTATCCCGGAAATGAAAACCTTAATCAGTGAGCTCAATACCCTTATAGCAGAAGGGAAAGGTGAGGAGGCTTTAAGTACTGAAGCTAAAGCGACTTTTGAATTTTTACCGAAAGAGATTGCGAAGCAACTTCTTCTAGACCGCGACCCCCATGGGAATGTTCAAGTCTCTCACATTCAAACCGACCTTCTTTTTAGCCAAGCAGTTAAAGAAGAACTAAAGAGCCGTCCTTCCTATAAGGGTACATTCAGTCCGGTTCACCATTTTTTTGGATATGAGGGGCGCGCAGGGCTTCCAACAAACTTTGATGCTACCTATTGTTATTCTCTTGGTCATGTTGCAGCACTGCTTATAAGAGATGGCCACACTGGCTATATGAGCTGCGTTAGGCACCTTACCAAGCCTTCTGCTGAGTGGGATGTCTGTGGAATCCCAATCACAGCGCTTATGAATCTTGAAAAGAGGAAGGGGAAGGACAAGGCTGTGATTCGCAAAGCTCTACTTGAACTTTCAGGTGCCGCTTTTAAAACCTTTAGCAGAAATCGGATCAAATGGACAGTTGAAGATCATTATGCGTATCCTGGTCCAATTCAGTTTGATGGGGATCCTGCGATTACAGATCAAGTTCCCAAATCTTTACTCACTTGA
- the ruvX gene encoding Holliday junction resolvase RuvX — protein sequence MGRVLGVDFGMKRIGLSRSDPMKIIASPLKTVLVGKTLEATTELIVKECDDIETIVLGLPLLLSGKDSETTTTVRKFASILEKKSGLPLILWDERLTSKQVEKLLIEGNVSRKQRTQHVDTMSATLILQNYLDGNSHGS from the coding sequence ATGGGTAGAGTTCTCGGTGTAGACTTTGGGATGAAACGGATTGGGCTTTCTCGTTCTGACCCAATGAAGATCATCGCATCTCCTTTAAAAACTGTTCTTGTTGGGAAAACGCTTGAAGCAACGACCGAACTGATTGTGAAAGAATGCGATGATATCGAAACTATCGTTCTCGGTCTTCCCCTCCTGCTTTCAGGAAAGGACAGTGAAACAACAACAACAGTGAGAAAATTCGCCTCAATATTAGAGAAAAAGAGTGGCCTCCCTCTTATTTTGTGGGATGAACGTCTCACCTCTAAGCAGGTAGAAAAACTACTGATTGAAGGAAATGTAAGTAGAAAACAGCGTACCCAACATGTCGATACGATGAGTGCAACTCTCATTCTGCAAAACTATCTGGATGGAAACTCCCATGGAAGCTGA